accccaATCAGATCATCAGGACCTTGATGTGAAGCTGAGGGGATTTGCATTAACCTGATATCGTTTATTTCATGATAATGACTGTCTGACTTTATTATCTCACTGATTACatgtaggggtgggcgatattaGACACGATTAACCATTAGAAATTTGTCAACCAGTAGAGACTTGATCACGTGACGTTGCTTTGCGGCGCGGTCAAGAAAGCTGCTATCGTTTGCGTGCGTTTTTAAGCACtgtgttttaaaaacacttgGTTTTAAACTGTTGAAACGCAATTAGCAGCGAAAGAGAGCTTATTTCAGTATATGCGCATGCTGTCTGAGAGACGCGCGCACGATATGCTGCTCATACAGCGCGTGAGAACTTACCTACGAGTCAAAGTAACATGTAAACAGAgtcatttatgtcttaagtgaacgttaaCAGTTGAGAAACAAATGAGAGATTGAGAAAGAACAGTGCACGAGTATAATGGATTTGTGcagcaggtcttaaagtgacagtatcCAAATTTACTATCGTCTCTATCGCGGTTACGCTCACGTGACGTTGCTGTGCGGCGCGGTCACAAAAGCTTGTCGTTTGCGTGCGTTTTCAAGCACTGCGgtttaaaaacagtttattttaaaccatTAGCAGCGAATTAGCAATTGGCagcaaaagagaactcatttCAGTATGCGCCCGCTGTCTCAGAGAAGCGCGCACATGATATGCTGCTCATAGAGCGTGTAAGAACTGAGCTGAGCATCCAAATTTACTATCGTCTCTATCACGGTTACACTCACGTGACGTTGCTGTGCGGTGTGGTCAAGAAAGCTTACCGTTTGCATGCGTTTTTAAGCACTGTGTTCTAAAAAACACTTGATTTTAAACTGTTGAAACGCAATTAGcagcgaaagagaactcatttCAGTATATGCACGCACTGTCCGAGAGATGCGCGCACGATATGCTGCTCATAGAGCGcgtgagaactgaactgagtgctTTTTGCCGCCTAATTGGGCTTGAACGGTTAAATACATATATCTACGAGTCAAAGTGACATGTAATCAGAgtcatttatgtcttaagtgaacgttaacagttgagaaagaactGAGAAGTTGAGAAAGAACAATGCACGAGTATAATGGATTTGTGCAGCAAGTCTTAAAGTGATGGTATACAAATTTACTATTGTCTCTATCGCGGTTACGCTCGTGTGACCTTGCTGTGCGACATGGTCAAGAAAGCTTATCGTTTGCGTGCGTTTTTAAGCACTGCGGTTTAAAAACACTTGATTTTAAACTATTGAAACGCAATTAGCAGCGAAAGAGAGCTCATTTCAGTATATACGCGCACTGTCTAAGAGATGCACGCACATGATATGCTGCTCATAGAGCGcgtgagaactgaactgagtgctTTTTGCCACCTAATTGGGCTTGAACGGTTAAATACACATCCCTACAAGTCAAAGTGACATGTGTTTGCAAGTAAATAGAGTCATttgtgtcttaagtgaacgttaacagttgagaaagaactAAGAAGTTGAGAAAGAACAACGCACAATTATAATGGATTTGTGTagcagatcttaaagtgacagtatccaaatttacctgctttaattattaatgttaatcaaacaacaacaaaaaagagagaaaatctcaCACTGCTCTTAGTCTTGACAATCACTTTAGtatgcactgtttttttttttatacatttgattaatttatacattttatgtagtatttctagtgcttgaagttttttcaggtaggtctattttatttgtgtctTTGCTCTAttgaagtttttcctttgctctttctttatcactgtttatttgtcttcagCTTGATAGATATTTTAGGctagtattagttttttaaatatggtgacaaaaattatgaaatttctgtggtatcaaaaattatataataaaaacacagtttaGCATGGTATATTTGAACAGAGAATGCCACGATTGACCAATCAGTATCAAGCATTCCAGACATCTgcgtaatctttttttttttttttttttggaaatggaATGGAAAGTCACTGTTTATATATCTGCTGGCCATCTATTTATCTGATGTTAGTTTTCAGCCATTATGGATTCTCTTTTGTTTAGACCAGGAACGTTTAGAGGGGGACATGGCTGCTCAAGAACCCTCTCCCCCGTCCTCCATGGAGAACAACAAGCCAGGGTTCCCAAAGAAGATTCTGGCCAACAAACTTGAAGACAAACATTTATGCAACTGCTGTCAGAACATTTTGAGAAGACCGTTCCAAGCTCAGTGCGGTCATCGCTTTTGTTCTTACTGCTTCAACCGGACTGTTGGGTAATCCTGCCTTCTGATCTAAAACAGATGCTGTATTTGGCTGTTAAATTCAGTTCTCATAAATCTATCTAACATCATGGGGGCAATTGAGtccttgctgagtaaaagtattacttcctttaaaaaaaaaatttttactgaccacaaacttttgaacaatagtgtaatTTTGAGGTATAAAAGTGATTTTTTCTGTTCagtattttttcttcttctgatgtctaaagttttgttttttaattttaatttgttagTTAAATTAGCTGTTAACTGGCCGATACTAATAGCAGCAACTACAAGCTAATAAGCTGATAGAAATTAATTATAGTAATTGAGATTAGTAATTGAGTAcacaatgtttaattttttaattttatattgtatgAACATTTTAACAGAATTTTTACTCAGAATTCACAATCAGTATTTCAAAATAGAAATTGGACATTGACTATGTCAAAAATACTGATGTCAAAATAGCAAAATGTGTGTTGCGTTTCCATTTTAGATCTGGACCACAGAAATGTAACGCCTGTATCAAGGAGGACATCTTCGAAGAGCCCACGTCAATTCTCAAACAAGGCTGCGTAAGCACAATTCTTTgcttattgtgaaatatcaagagttatgaacatttttaaaatgacttaaagggatagtacacccaaaaatgaaaattctgtcatcattttctcaccctgaagttgttccaaacctgtatgaatttctttcttctgctgaacacaaaagaagatattttgaagaaccaaacagttgatgggccccactgacttccatagtattttttttctaagctatggaagtcaatgagtccatcaactgtttgattaacaATATTCTTCAATATTtcttcagcagaagaaagaaactcatacaggtttgaaacaacttgagggtgaataaatgatgacagaattttcatttttggtgagctatccctttaatgccaGACCTTTACTGTAGAGCACGCACATTCCTTGTGTTTTCCTGCAGGCGTTTCCCGACAATGCTGCCAGAAGAGAAGTTGAAAATCTTCCAGCTGTGTGCATCAACGAGGGCTGCGCCTGGAAAGGCAgcattaaagattatgaggttGTGTGTTCATTAACATtagctttatttaaatacagAGCCCCTAACAAAGCATCGGGACACTTTACGCCACactttatatacataaatacacacagtTTCTCATTTGGTAACTTGTGTCATAACTCTGTTTTTTTGTAGTTGAGCCATGAGGGGAAATGTGAGTTCATGATTCTGTCCTGTCCCTTGTGCAAAGAGCTCATTAGATTTAACGAACAGGAACGTCATAATGAACGCGAGTGTCCTGAGAGAACGCTCAACTGCAAATACTGTAAAGAACCATTTCACTTCAAAAACATCAAGGTAAGTGAGTGGTCTAAGAAAAGATGTGACGTgtttgaggggggaaaaaagctttttatgttacaaaatattgttttcacaGGCCCATGATGAGATCTGTCCCAAATATCCTATGATTTGTGAAGGATGCGCGAAGAAGAAAATCCCCAGGGAAAAGGTGTGGTGATCAAAAACACTGATCCAAATCACATTGAGCATGAAAATGGTTATTTAGTAACACTCATTATTGAAAACAGAACAAGCTATACGTATGGATGGTACATCATTTCTTTGCAATTCTCTTTTGGTCTCTTTAGTATGTTGACCACATCAAGTTCTGCAGCAAATTCAGGACTCCGTGCAGATATCATGTGGTTGGCTGTGACATGTTAGTAAGTACAGTTTTTATATCTGGCATGCTATAATTTAACACATACACATATTCAAATAGACTAAGATCTGagttaatttaaagggatagttcatccaaaaataaaaatgatcccatgatttactcacgctcaagccattctaggtgtatacgactatcttctttcagacgaacacaatcggagatatatttaaaaatatcttggctcttccaagctttataatggcagtgaatggggggcgagattttgaagcccaaaaaactgcatccatccatcataaaaataatccatactgctccagggggttaataaaggccttctgaagtgaagcgatgggtttttgtaagaaaaatatacatatttaaaactttattaactataataactagcttctggcagatggCCTAGTAATATGaatactaataagcaactagttaatagcgAGTATTGaaacctaaactaaagtgttacccagaatttatttaaaaatatacagaaaatatACAAAGTTCAGAAAATAGCAATGgaatagtaataaataaatctggTATGTGTGGGAATAgactattattaattaaaataaataaaattaaaactattataaatatttgttaattgaaaaaaaaaattagataaaaaaattctaattaaaCTTAAATGACTTGAcagctaactgaaataaaataagttgaagtactaaaattactataactaaaactgaaatgtaaataaatgaaaactaaatagaaatatttaaacaaataatattaaaaagacacaagcacataaaaaatgctaaaaattaaaatgaaaactaaaaataaaaaaataaaaagtaatttaaataattaataaatactaaaaataacgCTGAAGGAGTTcatataatttaaattgatcaaatatcACTATTTCTCAGAGATACGActataaaacaaaatgtgtatATTTTCTGATGAAATTTTGAGCTGTACTTTCCTGGGCAGAACTCACCGCACAGTGCAGCCGCACAATGCATATAGAcaattattgattaaaataatataattaaaactattaacaATGTTCATTAATTGAAACAAAActcaaataaagtaaaatattacatgaaaagcTTAAACAGTACTAaaaaagttgaagtactaaaaccTTTATAGGCTGAGCTTTCCTGTGCAGGTCTCACCGCACAATGCAGTCACACAACACAAAATGCGTGATTTGAGGAATAATTCATGTCTGTAGCATAAACGGGATGGGACGAGTTAGACGCTGAAGTTTAATCCAGTTGATTTCCCTTTGAGGTGGAGAAGGAGAAGATCCACGATCACGAGCGTGCCTGTGCTCACGAACATCTGAACCTGCTGTTGCATTACATCATGGGCATGAAGGTCAGTCTGGAGGGCCTACAGCCACAAAGTCTGGAGCTGGCCGGTCACAAAGCGCATGAGCTTCACCAGGCGCTCCGAGACCTGGAAGCCAGAGTCAGTCAGCTGAGCACCATCCCCGGCCCGACCGGACCTCCCGTGCAGGGGGTCCCCTCCGCTTCATCCTCCGCCTCGTCCTCCTCCGCATCCGCCGTCGCGCCGCCGCCTCTTCCACCGGCCGCCGCCACTCTGCCCACGTCCTTCACGCCTCTGCCCAGCTCGGTCGGCGCCGCCCTGGAACTACAACTCCACAGCGAGAAGACCAAGGTGGCAGATCTGGGCCGCCGCTGCCAGGACCTGGAGGTGAAGGCGGGGACGTTCGAAGACGTGGTGTGCGTGCTAAATCGAGAAGTAGAGCGCTTCGCAACCACCATGGAGGCCAGCAACCGCCAGCACAGACTCGATCAGGACAAAATCGAGGCTCTTAGCAACAAGGTGTGCtgtttaaccctgtaaagcctgacatatgaaataataatctGAAATggaacctttagacaaaatatttttaaatatctaaaaaaaaaaaaaaaaaaagtttacatgtCTTTTATGTTGAGTATCATacttgatacatcaggcttttatggctcatatagtatgatatagtgagaatatgtgagtcattgatgaataaggtttttaaaagtgtaaaaaaaacattttaaacattttaagttttattaggTGTTAACAAttagattatgtggtttttataatcaattaatacTGCTTTGACATttattacaagatggacaaaatttgtcaccaaaaaatcattcagtttaaccaaaatttaatttttaccaaattacacttttggttataccaagtgatgatattttcaaacaatgctaacaggctgatatctagctagctagctattTAGCTTGCTCACTAGctggcaaaaggacaatcaaacattttatatttagtacaagtttttaaaatattacaacattttccatgttttatagcagttgcactgaatgacctgatgtttcgggacatgcgtatgagcgagtgaaaacatgaatttttcaaatagttaaaagagagttagttactttgcttcacgaccatgtggtcctttgcaggtgtctgaatgatgtcacatcctgtcacatgatactgaccgcatgacttgatccaaaatggtccctttatattggttactccgaatttCATCAATGAATTTCAtgtttccagacattctttctcataacaaagcaacgacttctacacataattttaataccattttgcactatgttgatatatgttagaaaatcatgccagaataaaaaatatatacatatattttaagatattttaatcacaaatgaaatggctgtattggcctttgtaCGGATAAACCGactgaccttttgacacttcaaaatctttaaaatacctttatatgtagcaaaatataattaaaaccttttggattcaataaaagagatctagttgtactaccttacatgaTTTGggtgtcatatctttgttttttattattattaatgcctTTGGACAGGAAAATgccccgtcacgtcattgacccatgtagggaaaaaaacatcattttattcagaagcccaaaatatgcaatttggttcAGTTGCGGATATTTATATGGcaaaaaagtaagatgaaattctgatgcttgtaatgtaaatcaatgagatctttattaCAGTATAGCAGAtacttacataaaatacatataaatatcagttgtcactctatatctctCAATAATGTCTtataagatgatatttaaatggttagttttataatcaaagctctgtagttttaaaacctATTATGCATtgaatacaatgatgattgagagatgaacaaataaaccttcctttttttctaataaatgaTGGGtaaataatcaagtaaaccaaTGTTGATTGAGtaattgttcattttgaaatattactaacaacaTAAAAGATAATCTTACGTTCTTTCGTTTATTTAACCCTCTATGGGACTAATTATGAAATCACAgctagaaaaaaacaaattactttatattAATCTGCCGTCATTTATAACTGATTTTGTCCTATTAGggtaaattatttttggcaaattgtctgaaactttacacacattcaaatgcattttcactATTTGAAAGGTAGTGAAAATTTTTGGTtgaacattattattgtattttaaatgcaattttcttcgcgtcatttataaatgatgatGTCCTATAGAGGGTTAAATctgtaaagatttcacagcagaaaGACACATGAACCACAAGCTGAAGgtggacatttttacaattatactaaaaggccttgTTAAAAACGTATAACctatcaatcagatgacagaaggcgTGTGTGTGCAGCAGGATTTTCAGCAAAtgtttgatcatgttgataatttagaggctcaagtaattaaattcaaatatgatacagcagGGTTAATATTGTCAGTATAAATCTTTAAACGCATCTTTCTTTGCCAATGTGAGAATCAGTTATGATCACAATTTATGCTCCAGATCTAATCAAATGGCCTCACCTCTATTCCTCATTATGTCTCTTGTAGGTTCGTCAGCTGGAGCGGCAGGTGGGCGTTAAAGACCTGACTGTTGCTGAAATGGAGGGCAGACTACGGGAGATGTCCGCAACCACATTTGATGGCGTCTTTATCTGGCGGATATCAGATTTCACTAAAAAGAGACAAGATGCCATTGCTGGACGGGCGCCTGCCATGTTTTCACCTGGTAAAAGAACACAATAATCAGAATAGATACAGTAATTTCATCAgaaattagtgtttttttttaaatttgtataaatatatattttgactaACATGCTCCTCGGTTCTGTTTTAGCATTTTACACAAGCAAGTACGGCTATAAGATGTGCCTGCGTATTTACCTGAACGGGGACGGGACGGGTCGTGGAACTCACCTCTCGCTGTTTTTCGTGGTCATGAGAGGAATGAGCGACGCGCTGCTCAAATGGCCTTTCAACCAGAAGGTACGTCACCGCTCTGTTCATTGCATGTCTTCAGACTAATTCTATTGCACTACTGCTGATACAAATACATGATATTGTTACTTCTCATGAAAGGTCATTTAAATAGGGGAATTTGAAGTGATCATAGAAATGTATTCTTGTGAATAAATTAGGAttgaaatgtatattaatattggactgaattttttatttatgatttatatacagaagataatacataataataagaataatacaTAACAGAgaagactttttaaaatacgATCACATATTGCCAGCTGAACAGGGGGAATTAggattaaaatatgttaatattggatttttttacttgttatatatataaaaataaactgcaacatatatatatatatatatatatatatatttattagggatgcacaatatatcggtaACTGCCAAtagatgtttatttttaatgttatcgttatcggcccaaTAAGACAATTTgtccgatatattaaagccaatggattatttccttcagctgagacacttcagatgcgcactgtccaccattatggttttgaatttcttgaaatatgattgaaatcacttcaaaaaggaaagtACAGTTAAGTACAACGTACAGCGCaaatctgtcatataggctacataatattatagtgagaatattataattgtgtgcttgggacatggcttttaaaggTGAGACTTTTgcttttgtaatcaggctctcaaaaatatatataatttatataaatataattatatataaactttgtattagatttatcggccaatatatcggttatcggctttcaaatataaagaattatcggttatcgccCATGatgttcatatcggtgcatccctaataaaatatatatatatatatatatacatacacacacacacagtaaataTACAGCTTATATTACAAATTGAGGTGGTcatagaaatgtatttttgtaaatatatattaaaatatatattaatactgcatactattttttatatatatatatatacacgtgtgtgtgtatgtatttattcagAAAAGTAAATTTCTGTATTCTCATAGTAAATGCAATATGTGattgttatttaaaaaggcttctatgttatgtattattattattattattattatatattattatatattttcttctGTATTATATATTACTTGATATCTATTtaaatctatttatctatctatatttaaaaatagtattaaaGTCATTCTATTCTGTGATGTAACTGTACAGGTgtggaaaataaaattaaccaaTTTTTTCACAGCCTAACCTCCAGTACATAGCCCAAAATGAAAGCAttgctgtgtgtttgtgagctGAATGTGGTTACATTCCTCCAGGTCACACTGATGCTGCTGGACCAGAGTAACAGAGAGCACATCATTGATGCTTTCCGTCCCGACATCACTTCCTCCTCATTCCAGAGGCCTGTAAGCGAGATGAACATCGCCAGCGGCTGCCCACTTTTCTGTCCGCTGTCCAAGCTGGAGGGCAAGAACTCGTACATACGTGACGACACCATCTTCATCAAAGCCATCGTGGACCTCACTGGCCTTTAGGTTTTCTACTCTATCACGGTTAGACGCTGCCTCTGACGCACGAGCTGCTTTACCACAGCGGGAGATTTATTCCATGACGTCTGTTTTGACACGTTTCCCTGCATGTGTTAAGCTGCCACAAATGTTGCACTGCTGCATAGTTCCAGAAAGGGTCAGTAGAGCTTCAGAACAGGAAAAAAGGGTTGTGAAACACTGGAATTGAACGTGAAGTCCGGTCCAGTTACATAGTGTAGATCACAATTCAAAACTTAAGTTCTTCAGCACAGCACAGACTCTTTTTTTCACTGATTGGGTGGATTTAATCACGGTAAAATGCATTACACAGAGCAGAGAGTACTATACTATAATTGGTAGTTGAATGCATCATCAAATTAgacaatatatttaataaacgaACAGGCTGATTAGCGTTTTACAAATTGCAATTTGCATGATGAACACCTTTTTTGCCCCCTTCTTTTTTTTGGAAAGTCATTGCTAAGTGGACAAATTGTACTCCTGTAGTGCTAAACTGTTTTTGAGGGTCAAGGGGGTTTTAATTGTCATACATTAAGTATAGTGAGGGTCATGATCGTGGATTTCATTTAATCTGTGTTTGGATACATCTGTGGAAGATAGTTTGAAGTTTAAAGGTAAAAATCGTAAAACCGTAGGTGTCTGTGAAATGGTCCTGAGCAGGAGTCCTGTGCACATGAAGATTGAAGTTATTACGTtgcattttgtatatttttaagaaacTATGATGAGTCTTGGTATTACTTTtgtaaatagcaatatttataCAGTTGATACATCGGAGCTTGAGTTTATAGTGTTTGCCGGCTTCATGGAGTGCGAGTTtgtattttattccttttaAATTGTTCTCACTGCCAAATGATGTTCGAGGCAGTTTCTGTATTTTCTAGGCTACGTTTAAGCTCTTGAGATGTTTACACAGGACCAAGCTTTTGCTATACAATTGTCTTTTATATTTGGCATTGGGGGTGTGACAGCTAGTAAACCAGAATCCACTGATTTTAAACCAGTTATGACAACTATTGAAACTTCTCTGTGCATGGGAGGCCTCAATCTGCAAATGCACATGATATTTATCACAAACAGTTTACTCATCCAGTGAGTGACGACACCACTGCAGACATACTTTAgagataaatgaaataaatattaaacgaTGATTATTTTATACGATACACTGCTTCTATTCTTAAAAATACAAGCAGATATCTATATATTCATACTCTATAAGCAATCGATATGTATCTTTATATATAACAACCATAAACTCTCAAAGTGAGGGATCTTTATACAGGAAATGTATATACAGTTTacatctattttattatatttaatgcatattatttatatagctgTACATGTGCAGTCATGGTGgtttaaaactaattttaccTTCTTCTTAGTAAATTGTCAgaaatacaaattaatttgtaCATGCGATGCCTTGTGATAACTTGAATCCGATCACTTTATACGATCTTCAAACAGATATATAGCTCATCTGAAAGCTGAGGATATAAACTGCAATACTGAGGAAGCTCAACTTTTCTTAAAAGGGACAAAATAAATGGTACCAGACATTAAAAAGATATGTTATACTGTGTTTCTGTGACATTATTTGTGCCAAATATCCATAGTGAAGTGCTGTTAGAGTTAATAGATAATGATCTGTCCTTTAATGAAAACTGATTGAATGTATGTCACACTCAAAATGTgcaattttataaaaacaaaaacttaatgTATACTGTATTCgttttcttttcctcttaaATTGAAATTTGTGACTAATTTTTCAACTTTATCACACTGCAAATTATATACCCCCAGATTTACAGGTAAAAAGTTTAGTAAATACCAAAAATTGAACCACAATAATTAATGCCACACTTTCATTTAAAGTTGATCCTGACAGCTCacaatattttcattgtttaGAAAGATGTTTTTCCTGTAcctatttcttttcattttatccTAGTATGTTTCTATGTAAGAtgcaaaaattgtcataaaacataaaaaattacatttcactaACCTTGATCGTGGCTATTGTTGATATTTTACGGTCTCAAACTTCATGGTCTGCTTAGACGCTTGGCATTACGCTCGTCAAGAAAACTACATTTACATTGTCACAAATGCGTACATGTGGTCATTATGCATTATTACCATTGCTGGCTGTCTTATAtacacaattttgacatcgataccatggggaaaaactgccacaTAGATAttcttatctcataatttggcagcaggtatattaggctgctgtcactttaagacttaaCACATGGATCCATTATATTGTTACACATAcgttaaaacataactgactgtgtttacgttaatacttgccaagacaggCATTTCCACATTATGTGTATTTGACTGCTTAAGCACTATAAGGAGtaaaaaacaactcaatttagtactaagaggcggctttatgtgtacgcactttgggtgtgagcacaaaatctgtgggaatgagtaaaattttgTGCAGTGCACGTAATCCCATGCCAAAATTCAAGCCCAAATGAAActagtgagtgaggggaggcgggtttgtgtgtcgac
This Ctenopharyngodon idella isolate HZGC_01 chromosome 5, HZGC01, whole genome shotgun sequence DNA region includes the following protein-coding sequences:
- the LOC127512151 gene encoding TNF receptor-associated factor 2, encoding MAAQEPSPPSSMENNKPGFPKKILANKLEDKHLCNCCQNILRRPFQAQCGHRFCSYCFNRTVGSGPQKCNACIKEDIFEEPTSILKQGCAFPDNAARREVENLPAVCINEGCAWKGSIKDYELSHEGKCEFMILSCPLCKELIRFNEQERHNERECPERTLNCKYCKEPFHFKNIKAHDEICPKYPMICEGCAKKKIPREKYVDHIKFCSKFRTPCRYHVVGCDMLVEKEKIHDHERACAHEHLNLLLHYIMGMKVSLEGLQPQSLELAGHKAHELHQALRDLEARVSQLSTIPGPTGPPVQGVPSASSSASSSSASAVAPPPLPPAAATLPTSFTPLPSSVGAALELQLHSEKTKVADLGRRCQDLEVKAGTFEDVVCVLNREVERFATTMEASNRQHRLDQDKIEALSNKVRQLERQVGVKDLTVAEMEGRLREMSATTFDGVFIWRISDFTKKRQDAIAGRAPAMFSPAFYTSKYGYKMCLRIYLNGDGTGRGTHLSLFFVVMRGMSDALLKWPFNQKVTLMLLDQSNREHIIDAFRPDITSSSFQRPVSEMNIASGCPLFCPLSKLEGKNSYIRDDTIFIKAIVDLTGL